The following DNA comes from Mycolicibacterium lutetiense.
GTCCAACCCGTTCGCGCTCTTGGTCGGGATGCTGTTGGATCAGCAGATTCCGATGGAGGTCGCCTTCGGCGGGCCCAAGAAGATCGCCGAGCGTCTCGGTGCCGTCGACGCCCACCAGATCGCCGACTACAACCCGGACGAATTCATCGCCCTGGTGTCGCAACCCCCTGCGATCCACCGCTTTCCGGGGTCGATGGGCAAGCGGGTACAGGATCTGGCGCGGGTCATCGTCGACGAGTACGACGGCGACGTGACGGCCCTGTGGACCGGTGGCGACCCCGACGGCAAAGAGGTGTTGCGCCGGCTCAAGCGACTGCCCGGGTTCGGTGACCAGAAGGCCCGGATCTTCCTGGCGCTGTTGGGTAAGCAGTATGGGGTGACGCCGGCGGGCTGGCGGGAGGCCGCCGGGGATTACGGCACTGCGGGCAGCTTCATGTCGGTGGCTGATGTGGTCGACCCCGGGTCGTTGCAGAAGGTGCGCACGCACAAGAAGCAGATGAAGGCCGCCGCGAAGGAAGCCAAGGCCGTCTAGGGCTGAGCGGTCATCGAGCGTGCGCTGAGATCGTGTTTCTGCCGCGCCCCGCGGCGATCTGATTGCACAGTCGGGGATCATGGCTGGGCGGCCTATGCAATGGTGAACATATGGCGAAGACACATCTGAACTGCCCGTGCGGAGAAGCGATCAGCGGGACCGATGAGGACGACCTGGTGGAGAAGGCTCAGACGCATCTGGCTCAGCAGCACCCCGGGCGTGAGTACGACCGCGAAATGATCCTCTTCATGGCTTACTGAGCCTCAATTTTCCTGCCCTGACAAAATTCCCGGTCGCCGGCCATGAGGCAAGCGACCGGGAATTTCGTTTCCCCATTCATATGGTGTGGTCAGGGAACCACCGTGGATCCGATGGTCGGCATGAACTGGCACTGCATCTCGGTTGTCGTGACCTGTCCGAAGACCGTGGTCATGATGCTGCCGGAGCCGGTATCGGCGATCGCGGTCAGCGTGGTCGGGCCCTGGGGGTTGAGGTCCGGACGCGGCTGCAGCGTCACGCTGCCGGACTTGCCCGTCGTCAGGTTCACCCACGTGGCGTTGAGCGGAAGCTTCTGCTCGGCGGCCGGGGCGGGAGTGCCGATCGCAGTGAACACGTACGCGGTC
Coding sequences within:
- a CDS encoding DUF1059 domain-containing protein, with product MAKTHLNCPCGEAISGTDEDDLVEKAQTHLAQQHPGREYDREMILFMAY
- a CDS encoding HhH-GPD-type base excision DNA repair protein, with amino-acid sequence MGKLQLVQDPEADALLESNPFALLVGMLLDQQIPMEVAFGGPKKIAERLGAVDAHQIADYNPDEFIALVSQPPAIHRFPGSMGKRVQDLARVIVDEYDGDVTALWTGGDPDGKEVLRRLKRLPGFGDQKARIFLALLGKQYGVTPAGWREAAGDYGTAGSFMSVADVVDPGSLQKVRTHKKQMKAAAKEAKAV